GAAAGAGAAGGATGATTTCACATTTGAGGAGTTCAACAGGCTGCTTGATGAGTACTTCGAGAGTGCAGAGGAATCATCAGCGATGGTCTCTTCTGAGCCCGTCCACGATAATGAAGGAGAGAAATCCGAGATAAAAAGCGGCGAAGGGCAGGATGAAGATCAGGAGACCGCAGAAGAGATGTCACCTGAGTTGAGGTTGAAGGTGGAACGATACGCTGAACTGGCCAAGATTCTGCCATATGTTCGCCAGCTTGAAGATAGAAAAACTCGGTTGCTTGAGGAATATCACGATTATCTAAAAACCCATGACTGGGATGGATACGATGAGTATGGCAGAAGAGTTCAAGATGTGACGGAGCAATATGACGATGAAATAATGGCGGTGATCGAGCAACTAAGAGTTTATTGGGCTCAGATAGATGCGATGTTTCCGGAGTTGGAACTCTGGGAGCGGCGTGAGTTACCAGGAAGAAGATTAAGGGAATCATTCAGATATGATCGTCTGATCGAGTATTTTGGGAGAAAACTCCCATGGGATGGTAATCCGGATTATTTCAAAGCTATACCAACATCAATAAGGAGGAGAGGTAAGATACCATGAAACGCAGAGTGATGCTGCTCAACGCCGGTTTGATTCTTATCGCCGGCATAGCCATCGTCTGCAGCCTCGTGGCAGACCCGACGGGGCTGGACAATCAGACGATGCAACGGATGATTGGTGGTACAACCTGTTATACGAGGGGGACCACGGACGCTCCAAATTGTACCCCTCACTCATTCACTTGCACCTCCAGTAACTGGGCTGGAACCTACGTTATTAATTATGGACACCACTACTGTAGTACCACAATACAAGGTTATGCGAGATGTTGGACAACACCCAGTGCTCGAGTAGAGTGTCTTAGAAGAACTTTCATTAATGCAGAGTGCGAATACGAAGATGACAAGGACTATGGTGATAAAGTTTCGCTTTCTGGAGATTGTCCATGATGCGATCTCCGTATGAGCGGGCTTAAACAAGGTAACCGGTCGGGGAATTAAACCCCATGACCGGTTACCTTCAGGCTTAAGGTAAGTTAAGATGATTGTCATGCTCTGTGTCTTTCTGATTGCTGCGCCTGTAAATCTCTCCCCGTCAAAAGTGGACGATCTGGAGGTGGTCCTTGGAGGTGTTAAATACCATGACCGCCTGATACACTCATGCCATGTATCCTTCACGTGCAGGGTGTTCTTCCAAGATAAAATGCGGAAAAGAGAGGGCGAATGCTTCATCAGCGATAAGATGATGGCTGTGACCGAGATCACGCCTCCTGAACCCATCGAAGGCGAGTCTGGGAAATTCACACCGAAGATAATACGTAAATGTGTCTTCGATGGAGAGCGGTTTATGGACCTCTACCTATACCAACCTGTTAACAGTCCCCTGAAACCCTTCAAAGAGGTCTCCTTTCACCCCAGAGAGGAGGTAGCTTACCTGTTCCTTTACGATTATCCCCCGCAGTTTTGGAACAAGATTGCTCGTATGCATCTCGATGAGCTGGTCAAACATCCCTCTGTCTCCTCGGTCATACCGAAAGGGTTCGAAACTGTGAACGGAGATCTCTGTTATCGGATATTCATTGAGAAGGCGGGAACAGGGATAGATATCCTGGTCAATCTAGACAGGGGTTACAGAATCCAGGAGGTCCGGTATACGGAAAGCAAAGGACAAAGGATAACCATTAGGAAAGTCGAGTGGAAACATTACAGAGATCAAATCTGGTATCCGGTCAAAGTGTATACTGAGACCTACGGGATCAATGACGATACGAAGGAGAAAATCATCTATTTCTGGAAGCAGATAGAATATAAGGACTTTGAGGCAAACATCGAAATCCCCGAAGATGTGTTTCTCACAATCCCTCCTCCAGATGCGGAGCTGATAAAATGAGGGAGGTATCACGCCATGCGTGTGATCTTTATAATCAGCGTGATTGTAATCCTTGTGAGTGCTTTATTGCTATCTGAAGTATGGACAAGGTCCACATCTATGGAACATAAATCTGTAAGCACCCAACAGAGAGCTACGGACATATTATGCGGTCCACGAGCGCTTTTGATAATATGCCAAATGTATGGTGTTGATACAAATCTTGAGGAACTATCCCAGCTCGCTAAGGTTGATGAGCGAGGAACGAGCATGTATAACCTCCTTGAAGCTGCGCGTGCCAAAGGTCTTTCCGCCGTGGGCAGGATTCTAACATATGATCAACTTCTTAATCTAGGTAAGCCGGTGATAGCTTTTGTAAACAACAATCACTTCTCTGTTCTGGAGGCGATCGATAAGGAGAGGGCGAGGATATCGGATGACCTGAAATATCCGAAGGTTATTTCAAGGGAAGAGCTTGCTAAGATGTGGAAGGGATATTGTTTGGTAGTGTCTAAGCCTAAAGATTCTAATAGAAGCGCTGTCCCTAACATCGTGTTTGACTCCGTCGTATATGATTTTGGCATGATGCCGCAGGGTTCATTTGTCATGCACGATTTTATCCTGAAAAATAAGGGTGGTGTGCCGTTGAAAATCCTAAGCGTAAGCAGCGCTTGTGATTGTCTCGTAACTGCACCCACTAAAACCGTCATCCAACCTGATGAGACCGCCAAGATCAGCATCAGATTAACTCTGCGTGATAAAGGGAAGGTGAACAGAACTATCACAGTTTCATCAAACGATCCGTATTGTCGTATCTTCCCGCTCACCGTGACGGGCGATGTCGTGGACCCGATAGAAGTTGTTCCTCAAAGCATATATCTTCGCCGTATAAGCGTGAGCGAGACAATCCGTCGCACGGTCAGAATCAGAGCCCCTCAGAATAAGCGGCTAGAAATCCTAAAAATCTCAGCTTCCGATTACATAAACATCAAGCGCTTCCCTGGACCGGAACCTGATAGGAGCGCTATACTCGAGGTGGTTATCGGACCGAATCTTCCGATTGGGTCTTTATCCGGTAGTATAGAACTGGAATTGAAGAACATTTACTCCGGCGAGGGGTTTAAAAGCGAACCTATTAAAATCGCGATCCCTGTGGAAGGTATAGTTGAAGGTGAACTATCAGTCTTCCCAGAACGGTTCTTCTTTGGATTTATCTCACCGAAAGAACGCAGAAGCTGCTCGGTCGAGTTGAAGAACACGATGAAATCTCCGATATCCGTGATAAAGGCGGAAAGCAAATCCTCATGGATTGAAGTTTCAGTGGTTCCTAAAAAGCCCGGCTATCATTATGAGATTAAAGCGACGATCAAGCCACACGTTCCAAAGGGGATACTCGAAGATGTCGTTCGTATTCATACGAAGCGAGGGAATAGCGTTGATATCTTGGAAATTCCATTGTTTGGTATCGTGCGATGAGAAAAAACTCAATATGGCTTATCTCCCTTATTTTATCTTTGTTTATCGTTGTCTCCTTTAAGGAGATCTATATGGAGGCGGAAGCGAAACCTGATCGATCGCCGCCCACTTCAGATATTGAGATAGCCTATGTCAGCGGCTGTGAAGATGGTGTACTTCCTGACCCTATCTTCGGTTTAGGCGGTCTGATGCGCTGCGCGAGCATGTTGAATAAGCTTCGAGTTGTCGAAAACACCCTTCTGTTGACAAACGGAAACCAGATGATGAGAGTAGGGATGATGGAAAGCGAATTATATGGTGCTTTCCTGGATCTACTGAGGTTTGATGCCGTGAACGTGGGGCCAGCGGACTTTATCAACGTGGACGGGTTGATACAAAAAGCGGATGAGTTATCCCTTGTGAGCTGTAACCTCTTCCGTAATGGAAAACGGCTTTTCCCCGATATGTTAGTTCGCACCTCCGCGTCGCAGAACCATATTATCAAGATAGCGATCATCGGGATCATGTCTAAGGAGTTTGAATCCACCGTTAAAGCTTATACTCCAGATGTGGAGGTAATGGATGTTGAAAACTCACTCAGTGGAACGTTAAACCGCCTGCTTCCGGATATCCCGCTGGTAATCCTGCTTGCTCATGTGCCCTCTAAAGATACCGTCGTTGAACTTGCTGATAAATTTCCTGATATTGACCTGATTCTATTTGAGGCACCCGGCTTATCCTCAATTTCAGAGCCTATAAAGGTTAACCGGACTTTGATAGCAAACGCTGGTCGGCGTTCTTTCAAAGTGCTCCATCTTAGCCTGAAGCTGAGGAGAAACGGGAAGGGGATTAAACATTACAAGAGCTGTTTGATTCCTCTCTCAGATAAGGTCCCCGATTCCCCCTTGCTTTTTGAGCTGATCAAAGGATATGAGAATATATTCATAGAAAGTAAGCAACCCCAGATGAGAGATAAGAAAAGGGAAACATCGAATTTGCCGGATTATCCCAATACGTTCGTTGGAAGCGAAAGATGCGCTCGATGTCATGAGTATGAGTACTATGTCTGGAAAAACTCACAACATGCTTCCCCTTTCAGAGGGCAAAATCAGAATTGGAAGACCAGCTGCCTGGAGTGTCATACCACAGGGTTTGGATTCTCAAAACCTGAGTGGGACGTCGGATGCGAAGCATGTCATGGACCTGGCGGGCGACATAGCATAGATCCTAAGTCAAAACCATACGGACGTGTATACGTTGACGAATGTCGTAAATGCCACACCGATTCTCAAACCCTAAACTTCAGCTATTCCACCTATTGGCGGAGAATCAACCACTGATAAAAATTGGGTTATGATCAGGAGATCGACTTTAATTAAGATGGCGTATAAGCTGCGTGAATTGGACGATCGGCGATTGGTCTGGTATTACATACTAAGCCTAGAAGCGGTGTTGCTTTTGAGGATTATCCTACCCTTTTGCTTGTACAACAACCTCACTGACGTTGATATGGTAGGACATTATTTCGCAAGTTGGTATACTAGGAACTTCCTACTCCCAAGGCCTACAGGATGGAATCCGTTTTTTTATGCAGGATATCCACATGATGAGCTTTACCACCCTCTCTTTCACTACCTTGTAGCTCTCACGGGATATGTGATGGATATACGCTACTCCTTTAAGCTCTGGGTTTCCATCTTCCTACTGATGATACCTATATCGGCTTATTGGATGGGGATGAAATTCCGTATCGGGCGTTATGGAAGTCTGCTTTTCGTAGGATGGGTTTGGTTTATACTGTGGGTATCCCCTGCGCTCTGGGGCGGCAATCTGCCGGGGGTTCTCAATCTCGGACAA
The Candidatus Poribacteria bacterium genome window above contains:
- a CDS encoding DUF1573 domain-containing protein is translated as MRVIFIISVIVILVSALLLSEVWTRSTSMEHKSVSTQQRATDILCGPRALLIICQMYGVDTNLEELSQLAKVDERGTSMYNLLEAARAKGLSAVGRILTYDQLLNLGKPVIAFVNNNHFSVLEAIDKERARISDDLKYPKVISREELAKMWKGYCLVVSKPKDSNRSAVPNIVFDSVVYDFGMMPQGSFVMHDFILKNKGGVPLKILSVSSACDCLVTAPTKTVIQPDETAKISIRLTLRDKGKVNRTITVSSNDPYCRIFPLTVTGDVVDPIEVVPQSIYLRRISVSETIRRTVRIRAPQNKRLEILKISASDYINIKRFPGPEPDRSAILEVVIGPNLPIGSLSGSIELELKNIYSGEGFKSEPIKIAIPVEGIVEGELSVFPERFFFGFISPKERRSCSVELKNTMKSPISVIKAESKSSWIEVSVVPKKPGYHYEIKATIKPHVPKGILEDVVRIHTKRGNSVDILEIPLFGIVR